Genomic segment of Geotrypetes seraphini chromosome 4, aGeoSer1.1, whole genome shotgun sequence:
GAGCCTCACGtaatgatgttatcctgtctaaattaatgaaacgaaattcttctgaataaagtacaccatgaaatttgtccagtttacgatcccatcttttcacaaactggacatagctgattggttctgaatcttcagaaggacctaatgcacccttatttgacccatcctctgacactttgctgctatcagaataatcaacttcataacattctccttcttctgtgctgtccggctCTGAGACATTTTCGCTGTGTGTCTTTTTCCTGTTAGacttttctgtcggcttcacAGTATCTGTttgcgactttctaacattttcttgatctacaatttataacatagcataaccgttaatactttttccccttTGAGGATCTAACTGTACTTAACATTTTCttcatcaaccattataaaagtaatgacattttcttttacactagtctccttacaaaatcagaatacttactatttcgtttatcttttggtttCCTGTAAACACCTTTGGGCTCTGGTTCCCCGTCTAAGCTTTCACTATGCGATCTTTTCCTGTTAGACTTTTCTGTCAGGTTCATGGTATCTgcttgtgactttctaacattttcccgatctacaatttataacatagcataaccgttaatactttttccccacccttgaggatctgactgcctaatattttcttgatcaaccattataaaagtatagaaatttttcttttaacCCTAATCTCCTTACAAAACTaggatacctactatttcgtttatcttttggcttccggtaaggagcCAGTTGTTGGTTAGAACTTGTCGATGTAGAAGGAGTTGGTTCTCCAGCCttttcttggtctaatcataacgtaaaaaaagaatgttttgtagatgctgtttttaaaaaccaatatATGTGCCAGACAATACAtttgtcacttactgtttaatatctgttgtctttttctggtaagagatagtttatttctaccatcagatccccgttcctgttttttaaatgcaatgatagattcagagacagaaaaaaatgatatccctaaaacccaaaataaaagccccttttctacTCACCATGTTAGCGGTTGATGTATCCGGGGTCCGGTGTAACATCCACAAAAACCAGAACTTATTTTTATACACTTACAACCATCTATAGAAGTTATccattcacaaaggctttattgtatgtctaaggcCTCTGCTAGAGtttgtttgtcttggttagtcattttagatatcaaaatgacccctacgtgcctagagcctagttccttataacttgtcacaccttctattgttttagtttgggctgATAATTCACGTGGCTAGCCATTcctaaaacacaccacacattttgtaatttttaaaaaatctttattttacaacaataaaatgtttaaacttttatacaaacaaacatgcagttacatactgtatttcccacaatcccaagaataaaaaacatgttttaaaaagcatttcttttgaagaatgatttataatcggtgtcacggattaaataatttacaatctctac
This window contains:
- the LOC117359733 gene encoding uncharacterized protein LOC117359733, with the protein product MNLTEKSNRKRSHSESLDGEPEPKGVYRKPKDKRNNQENVRKSQTDTVKPTEKSNRKKTHSENVSEPDSTEEGECYEVDYSDSSKVSEDGSNKGALGPSEDSEPISYVQFVKRWDRKLDKFHGVLYSEEFRFINLDRITSLREAQNAICQGIQHILDNVSNRVSPGDYVQVHLHSSLFHNSLFSGKLNPKSIDADDFLDWLLNSFKVTEKYRKIKTMWGICRIWSIMVWET